The segment GAACCTCAAACATTACACCTATCTTTTTATAATATTCTGAAAACGCTAGTGTTTTCGTACACTATTGAAAATTTGTCCAAAATATGAAAACGTTTTTATGGTAAATAGAAAGTTTTTTCTGTATAATTTAGGTGTGAAAGTAATTGGTAAGGGTATAGGAATTGTAAATGTTACTGCAACGGTAATTTACAGCGAGTAGACAATACGATCATTTTACCTGAACCTTTATATATTAACGAATCTAGAGGCATTTTTAAAACGTCACAGCCTAAGATGGGGGCATGTAGGAATGAGTAAGGTCGAAGTAGAACAAATTTGGGAGCGCTTTTATGGCCCGAATATGGGTTATGTGTATGACATGTATGAAAAGTATCAACATGATCCGGAATCAGTAGACGGATCTATTCGTGCGCTATTTGAGGAGTTGGGTCCACCGCCTGGAATGGATTCCATTTCCATTTCTGCTGAAGGATCAAAAAGTGATGCCAGCATTCAACAAGCAGTGCCACAGACGGCGATTAAAAAGGTTATTTCCGCAAACAAGCTTTTGCGCAATATCCGTGAACTTGGACACCTTGCAGCGAACATCAATCCACTTCACCAAGAACCTCAGGATGATGTTGGGTTTTTGGATGTGGAAACGTATGGGTTAAGCAAGCAGGACCTGGTTCAGATTCCCGTCGACCTTGTGTGGGAAGCTGCACCTGAGGCGATTTCCAACGCGTGGGAGGCATATGAGCATCTTAAACGCATCTATACTGGCACGATCGCGTATGAGTTCGGTCATATCCATGACGAAGAAGAGCAAACATGGCTGAACTCATATATTGAAAATACAAGAATTGAGCGTCCGTTCAGTAAAGAACAACGAGTGGAACTACTCGAAAGATTGATTTCTGTTGATGGCTTTGAGAAGTTTTTACATAAAACATTCGTGGGCCAGAAACGATTTTCCATTGAAGGATTGGACATGCTTGTACCGATGTTCGACAAGCTTATTCAGTCCGGCTGTGAAGATGGAACGAAGAATATCAGCATCGGGATGGCGCACCGTGGCCGTCTGAACGTACTTGCGCATGTGCTTGGCAAGCCGTACGAGCTTATTTTCTCTGAATTCCACCACTCTCCAAACAAGGAGCTTGTACCTTCTGAAGGTTCCCGCGGCATCAATTTTGGTTGGTCCGGGGATGTGAAATACCACATGGGTGCAGACCGTAAAGTTACGGGTGAGAAGGAACAGGTGGTACGCATCAACCTTGCACACAACCCGAGTCACTTGGAGTTCGTGAATCCGGTGGTTCAAGGGGTGGCACGAGCTTCCCAGGAAGACCGTTCGGAAAAAGGGTATCCAAAACAAAATAAACAGTCATCCTTCAGCGTACTTGTACACGGGGATGCAGCGTTCCCTGGTGAAGGTGTCGTAGCAGAAACGTTAAACCTGACGAAGCTGAAAGGCTATGCAACAGGTGGTACGATTCATATCATTGCGAATAACTTGCTTGGATTCACCACAAACTTCGGTGATTCCCGTTCCACGAAATATGCAAGTGACCTTGCAAAAGGATATGAGATTCCGGTTATCCATGTGAATGCCGACGATCCGGAAAGCTGTTTGGCTGTCATGGTGTTTGCTTATGAATACCGCAAGAAATTCAAGAAGGATATCGTGATTGATCTTATTGGTTACCGTCGTTTCGGTCACAACGAAATGGACGATGCCAATGTGACACAACCACTTTTATATGAAAAAATCAACAATCATCCGGTAATTGCAGAAAAGTACGGAAAAGAGCTTGTGAACAGAGGCATCCTTTCGGAAGAGGATGTTACTGGCAAGAAAACGGAATTCATGCAGAAGTTGCAGGGGATTTTCGATGAGCTGCGTAAAGAGGACGAAGGCAATGTGAAAATTAAGCAGGTGCCAAAGCCGATCAGTGATCAGGTACCTGAGCTTGAAACGGCAGTGCCGGAAAATGTGTTGAAGTCCATCAACAGCAACCTTGTGAAGTTCCCGGAAACATTCACCGTTTATCCGAAGCTTGGACGTATTTTGAAAAAGCGTGAAAGCCTGCTTGCAAATGCCAACAAAGTGGATTGGTCTCTTGGGGAAACACTTGCCTTTGCATCCATTCTGGCTGATGGCACGCCGATCCGTCTGACAGGTCAGGATAGTGAGCGCGGAACGTTCTCACATCGTCACCTTGTATTGCATGATAACAAAACGGGAGAGCGCTTCATTCCGTTGCACGAGCTACCGGAAGCAAAAGCTTCCCTATCCCTTTACAACAGTCCGCTATCTGAGACGGCAGTTCTAGGTTTTGATTACGGATATAGTGTCCAGTCACCTGAATCCCTTGTGATTTGGGAAGCACAGTTTGGGGATTTCGTAAACGTGGCGCAAGTAATCATTGACCAGTTCATCGCATCCGGAAGAGCGAAATGGGGCCAAAAATCAAGTCTGGTAATGCTTCTGCCACATGGTTATGAAGGACAAGGACCTGAGCACTCCAGTGGTCGCGTGGAGCGTTTCCTGAACTCTGCTGCAGAAAACAACTGGATTGTTGCGAACGTGACAAGTGCGGCGCAATACTTCCACCTTTTAAGAAGACAGGCAAAGCTGACGACAAAAGAGGATGCAAGACCGCTTATCGTCATGACACCCAAGAGCTTATTGCGTAACTCGATGACTGTTTCAGAGGTATCTGAGTTGACGGAAGGCAAGTTCAAGCTATTAGTGGAAGAAAAGCGTACAGGGCAAAATAAAGACCAAGTGAAACGCCTTGCTTTATGCACAGGTAAAGTGGCGATTGATCTTGCAGCTAAAATTGATGAAAAGGGCAGTGACGAAGTGGAGTCCCTTCACATCGCACGTGTCGAGCAACTATACCCATTCCCTCAAAAGGAAGTGGAAGAGCTTGCTGCGCAATTCCCTAACCTAGAAGAAATCGTATGGGTTCAAGAAGAGCCGAAGAACATGGGAGCTTGGCCGGTTGTCAAAGCGAACCTTCATGAAATTGCAACAGACGGCATCTCTGTGGACTATATCGGGCGTCCGAAACGCTCCAGTCCGGCAACAGGGGAGCCACATATTCATAAACAAGAACAAGCTTGGATCGTCGAAGATACAGTGAACGTAGACAAAGGGCATGGAGGGGAAAACAAATGATCGAAATTAAAGTGCCAGAACTAGCAGAATCTATCACAGAAGGTACGATAGCAGAATGGACAGTAAAAACAGGTGATGCCATTGAAAAGGGAGAAACAATCGCAGAACTTGAAACAGATAAAGTGAACGTTGAAATTAAAAGTGACTTCAGTGGGGTAATCCAAGAGCTTTTGGCTGAGCCGGGCGACAATGTTGTCGTTGGCCAGGTTATTGCAAAGCTAGGGGAAGAAGGCGCAAGCGCTGCTTCTGAAGCGGCACCAAAAGAAGCACCTAAAGCGGAAGAGGCTCCTAAAGCTGAACCAGCTAAAGAAACAGCACCAGCTGTAGAGGATAAGCGAACCGGCAAGTCCAGAACAGTAGCTTCTCCGGCAGCGCGCAAAAAAGCAAGAGAGCTTGGCATTGATCTTGATGAAGTTTCCTACCGTGACCCAATGGGCCGCGTTCGTGTAGAAGATGTGGAAGCACACAACCAAGCTAAGAATGCACCAAATGTTGAAGCTCCATCCAAACCGGCAGCTGCACCATCTAAACCAGCTGCAGCAGCATCGGCTCAAGATGACGCACGCGTAGAACGCATCAAAATGAGCAGAAGACGCCAAACAATCGCAAAGCGCCTAGTGGAAGCACAGCACACAGCAGCAATGCTAACTACTTTCAACGAGGTTGATATGACGGCAGTGATGGACGTGCGTAACCGTCGCAAAGATGCTTTCTTCAAAAAGAATGGCGTTAAACTAGGTTTCATGTCCTTCTTCACAAAAGCCGTTATCGGCGCGCTTAAATCTTTCCCATTATTAAATGCGGAGATTCAAGGCGACGAAATCCTGTTGAAGAAGTTCTATGATATCGGAGTTGCGGTTTCAACAGAAGAAGGCCTAGTCGTACCAGTTGTACGTGACGCTGACAAACTAAGCTTTGCAGGTATCGAAAAAGAAATCGGTGACCTTGGTAAAAAGGCCCGTGACAACGCATTGGGACTAAAAGATCTTCAAGGTGGAACGTTCACGATAACAAACGGTGGAATCTTCGGTTCCCTTTATTCCACTCCAATCCTGAACACTCCACAGGTTGGTATCCTTGGAATGCACACGATCCAACGCCGTCCAGTCGTGGTGGATGATAACGATACAGTTGAAGTTAGACCGATGATGTACATCGCACTTTCTTACGACCACCGTATCGTCGATGGAAAAGATGCTGTACAGTTCTTAGTGAGAGTGAAGCAATTGTTAGAAGATCCGGAAGACTTGTTGTTGGAAGGTTGATTGACTTGGGAGGGCTTATCATGATGATAGGTCCTCTTTTTAGGTATACCTTAAAATGGAAGGGCATTTTAGGGTGGATATTGTCGGAATACTAGCAATTCTGTGAAAATATGCAGTATAATCATTTTTATACAGAAAAAAGAGAATTTCAGTCACACAAGGGGGAACGCCAAATGAAGAAATACCTATCACTTCTTTTTATAGGATTATTGGTAGTGGTAATGGCAGCTTGTTCAGCAGATGACAAGGAAACTACGGAAGTGAATGAAGAAGGTTTTGCAGAAGAAAGGGAAGCGAGTGAAGATGAGGAAAGCTTGATTCCGATTGGTGAAACTGCAGAAACGGAAGGCGGCAGTTTTACGTACCATGCAAGAAATAATCGCTTAAAGCCAATTGAAACGGATTCCTTTTCCATCAATGTGGACAAAGTATCTGTGATGAGTGGGAAGCTTTCTGGTGGATTTAAGGAATATTTAGGTCAGGATGAAATCCAATATATCCAATTTGATTTAGAAGTGGAAAATACAAGTTCTAATTCCTTGAATTTTGAAGCGTACCAAGCAAGCATTGTAACTAGTTCAGGTGAAGAGATTGAAGCACCAGATTCCCGTTTAACCACCAAGAGTGAAGATACCGGTGAATTGAATGAGAGATTCACTGGCGGCGAAAAGAAACAGGGAGCTATCTTTTTCTTGCTAGAAGAGACGAAAGCAGAAGATGTGGAGTGGGTCCAGATCAAAATGAAAGCGCCTGTGGATGAGAACAATGAGAAGGTTGGGGAAGATATCAAAATTAAGGTGAAGCTATAATTTTATATGGCTTGCAAAGGACAGGGGGCACTCTGTCCTTTTTTGACGAGAGGCAGTATGATAGTTGGCTACCATTCGGATTAATTAGCCTCTTTCTCTCCAATCAACTAAATTTACATTCAGAAGAAGATACGTATTAAATAGAAGGAGGCACCATATATGATTAAAACGGCACTACTTAGCAAATGGCATGTTCATGCACAAGAGTATGCAGAAGAAGCGATTCAGAACGAGCACATTACCCTCACACACGTTTGGGATGAGCAAAAAGAAAGAGGCCAAGCTTGGGCAGATGAGCTCGGTCTCACCTTTGAAGAAGAGATCGATAACATTTTTAGGAATCAGGAAATTGATGCGGTCATTGTCGCTTCTCCAACAAGCATGCATACAGAAATCATCACCAAAGCAGCGGAGCACGGCAAGCATGTTTTCACGGAAAAGGTGCTTGCCGAAACGGAAGCAGATGCAAGGGCCATTCTCCAAGAGGTAGAGAAACACGGGGTCAAACTGATGGTTTCCCTGCCTCGTTTAACAGCTGCCTATTATCTATACACGCAACAAGTGGCTGATCAAGGGTTATTGGGGAGGATTACCACCATCCGTTGCCGTGTTGCACACAATGGGTCCGTTCCGACAGAGCAGCACCCCGAAGGTTGGCTGCCACAACACTTTTACGATAAGGAACTATGCGGAGGCGGTGCATTCATCGATCTTGGCGCCCATCCCATCTACCTGACAAACCGTCTTGGCGGAAAAGTGAAAGCGGTAACCGCCCGCTTCAAACAGACCTTTGATCATGAGGTGGATGATAACGCGGTTGCGATTGTTGAGTACCAATCAGGTGCGCTTGGTATCTTAGAAACAGGGTTTGTTTCTTCCGGTAGCCCCTTTCAATTGGAGGTTTATGGAACAGAAGGAACTTTAATGATCGAAGATGATACCATTCGGATTAGAAGTATAAATCTTGAAGAAGGCTGGCATTCACCAACTCAAGAAGAACTCCCTAAGGACGCACCATCTGCAATGCCTCAATGGGTATCACATATCAGGTCAGGGACAAAGCCGGATATCAGCTATCAAGACGCCTATCTGCTCACCTTGATTAACGATGCTGCCCGTCGTTCCAATGAGGAGGGACGGAGAATCGAGATATAAACAAACACAAAATCGAAAGGTTGGATACCGTTTGAGTCATTTTGAAATTACTGTTATTCCCTACGAACCTAAGTATGCCGAAGAAACAATCATCATGTGGCGGGATAGTAAATTTGGGGCTATTGGTAAAAATGAAATGCATAGCTTTGAAAGTCATGTTAACTTTCTGAATCAGATCCTACCCATGGAATTTACCGTTGAACTGGCGATTGTTGATGAAAAAGTGGTTGGGATGATTGCCTATAATAGATTGCAAGTAAGCCAACTATATATTCATAGCGGATTTCAAAATGTTGGGATAGGGAAAAAGTTACTTGATAGAGCAAAAGAACAATCCAATGGAACTTTGACTTTATACACATTTGAGGTAAATAAAATAGCCCAACGATTTTATGAAAAGAATGGGTTTGTCATTATTGGGGGAGGGAGTGATAATGAAGAGAACCTGCCTGATATTAAGTATGAATGGAAAGCTAAATAAATACTTTTCAAAACGAAAACGACCAGACATATTCTGGCCGTTTTTGTTTCTAGATCATTTACTTTTCTCTTCTTCTTCCATATTAAACCAAAGAGGGTCCATCTCATCGACATCGCCGTTATAGTTGATGAGAATCTCCTCACCAGCTTTGATATCCTTATAAGCAAAAAAGTCAAAGACATGTTCATCAAAATTGATTTCATATCTTGCATTTGGTTCATATGAATGATTGAAAAGCATGCCATAGCCGAGCAAAATGGCAGAATGGTTAATGCCATATTCAAACGCATAGTCTGCTAATAAAGTCTTTTCGATATGTTCGTGCTGTTCGTTTGGATAGGATATAACCGGCGCGGAATGAAACAGAGTCCCCGCTTTGATATCCTCTGTTGCAAATACGCCTCTATTGAATTCTCCATCACTGACTGGAGAGCTTTTTACTTCGATCATGGTCATCACCTTCACGTTTCCGAAAAATTTCCTGACCTATTAAGGGTGCCACTTTCTGTAACGGAATGCAACTGGTTAGTTTAAACAATTGAAAAAAGCTCTCTCACATAATTTCTAGTGAGAGAGCTTCAGACTGTTGACAAACCCAATTTATTTTTAAAATTGCGTATAATTGTTGATCTACGTTTCAGACGCTTCGCTTATCCAGAGGGCGGTCCGGGAGCCTCCTCGGGCTACGCCCTGCTGGGTCTCCCATGTCCCTTCCTCCCGCAGGAGTCTACGCGTCTTCCACTACGATCAACATAGTTATTTATTGCATACCTTGAAGATTAAAATAACTTTGTCTACACACTGAAGCCCTCTCACATAACCTCTTGTGAGAGAGCGTTTGTTATATCCCGATAAAGAAATACTGCTTATCGGAGCGTTCTATTGTTGAGACCTGATTAGTATAATCAACCCAGAATACTTGTTGCATCCTGTCGAGAGTGTCTTTTTTTATCTCCTGCTCAATCTCGACCATCAGTTCACGTGCTGTTTCCACAGGTATTTGGAAATGCTCTGCTGCCTGCACGTATGGATGATGTTTCACCAGTAGATCAAAATATTGATCAGGGGTTTCCGCTTGTTCTTCATAAGCATATTCCACATCCTGAACAAAGTGATAGAAAAGTTGCTTTTCAGGGGGAAGCCCCGCCACACTGCATTTTATAAGGTATCTATATAAGCTTTCCTTCATCTGTAACACCTCATCATCTGTTCCGGGTTTTTACCATCATATGCAAAGTTCGTGTTAAAAGACGTTTTATTACCAACTTGCCTTCTTCACACCAGGAACCTGACCCTTATGAGCAAACTCACGGAATGCAATACGTGACATTTTGAATTTACGGATATAACCCCGCGGTCTGCCAGTTACCTCACAACGATTTTTCAGGCGGGTAGGGGAAGAGTCGCGTGGCAACTTGCGAAGGCCTTCGATATCACCTTTTGCTTTTAATTCTCTGCGAATTTCTGCATATTGCTCAACCAGTTGCTGACGTTTTCTTTCTTTTGCTACTTTTGATTTTTTTGCCATGAATGATACCTCTCCTTTTATGATAATAGTAATCGTTACGATTTATTAAATCATATATTACTTACGAATTCAAATAAAAAGTGTGGGCAATAAATTCTTTATACTGGTTTATCTGGATGCTAAGTGCACATTCACCAACAGCAAAAGCCCCAATCCCTACAAAATAATTTTTACTCGTTCTATGTCAGAATGGTATAATTAAATAAAGGTCAGCCTAAGCAGTGTTCCTTTGTTTAGGTTTATAACTAAAAAAGTCCAGATACCGAATTTTTACTCGCTAATAACAATAATTTTTTAAGAAAAGAACTTAGGTTTTTTTATTTTTCTATAGGGGTACACCCCTTTACATATGACTTATCTACTGACGGAGTGATGATTATTTATGCAAATGCGGACGCGTCTTATTAAAAGTATCCCCAACATGTTCACACTGGGGAATTTATTTTGCGGTTTCTTATCGATCGGCTTTGCCGCAAAAGGAGAATACAGTAATGCAGCTATTTTAATCCTTATCGGGATGATGTTAGATAGTATGGACGGACGTCTGGCTAGAATGTTGAATGCAGACGGGGAATTAGGTAAAGAACTCGATTCCTTGGCTGACGTTGTTACATTTGGTGTGGCACCTTCCTTTTTAGTTTATTATACTTATTTTTATCAGTTCGGCTTACTAGGTATGGCCATTGCAGGCTTGTTTCCGCTATTCGGTGCCTACAGATTGGCGCGTTTTAACATTAGTACAACCAAATCTTCCGGAAAATACTTCACAGGGGTTCCGATCACCGCAGCTGGTGGTATCCTTGCACTGTTGACTCTCTTCGGAAACTTTATCCCACAGATTGTAACAACGGTCATTTTCACTGCGTTTTGTTTCCTGATGGTCAGCAAAATAAAGATCCCAAGCTTCAAAGATGTTCCACTTCCAAAGTATGGAACAATTGTCACGTTATTTTTGGGAGCGTCTTTATTTATTGTTTATAAAGGGACTTATGCACAATATCCTTATTTGATTTATATCGCCATTCCATTATACATTGCTTATCTTGCATACAGATTTGTTAAAGTGCGAGGGAAAAATAGGCGGGAGACGGACTGATAACGTTCGAATCGTAAACCGAGTAGTAAATCGACAAGATTTTGCTGCTCGGTTTTTTATATGCTTTTTTTCCTAAAGGAAAGGGAAATTTTACTTAATGTTGAAATTTACTAAATGGGTAGCATGTATCCTGGGAGTATACCAAATGATTTATTAAGGAGAATGACAATGAATTTAAGAACCAATAGGTTATTGATAAGGGAATTTAACGAGAAGGATTGGGAAGCAGTCTATGAATACACATCCAAGGAAGAGGTTATGAATTATATACCTGGAGGGATTCATTCAAAAGAAAAAGCAAAAAAATTTGTAATTGAAAACGAAGGTGCTGAGGCCGAAAATTATGCTGTTGTGGAAACAGAGAGTAATGGGGTCATAGGTCATATAGTTTTTCATAAATATTTTGGAGGTCACACATATGAGATTGGGTGGGTGTTTAATCCATCCTACCAAGGCAGTGGGTATGCTACCGAAGCAGCCAAGGAAGTGCTGGCTTATGGATTTAATCAACTAGGTTTACATAGGATCATCGCAACATGTCAGCCTGAGAACATTCCTTCCTATCGTGTGATGGAGAAGATTGGTATGAGAAGAGAAGGATTTTTCAAGAAATGTATCCCAAATGGTGAGGATTGGTGGGACGAGTATTATTACGCTATATTGCAAGAAGAATGGAAATAAAACGTTAAATAATCTTTCCCTTGAACTTTACGTTAACGTCAATGCTAAACTGTTACTATCTATATTTTCTGAAAAAAGGAAGGTTCTTCATGTACACGATCTCACAGCTAGCGAAGGAATTCGATATATCCACCAGAACCGTCCGCTATTATGAGGAGCTGGGCCTCCTTGAACCGGCTCGATCGGAAGGCAATCAGCGGCTATTCTCCAAAAAGGAGTATGCCCGCTTGAAGCTGATAATCAGGGGCAAGCGGTACGGCTTTCAACTCGATGAAATCAAAGAGATGGTCACCTTGTTTGATAAAGACCGCACCGGCACGAAGCAACTTGAAAAGACGATTGAATATGGCACACAGAAAATAGCGGAAGTGGAAGAGCGGATTCGAGAGCTAACCGAACTGAAAGAGGAAATGAAGGAGCTTCTCACAGATTTTCAAAATAGATTGGGAGGGGAACCGCATGACACGTAATTTTTTCACAGAGGATAAGCATCTGCAACATGTTCTGAAACAGCACTTAAAACCGGAGTTCTACGAGTGGGCGGAGAAAGAGCTCACAGAATTTGGGGAGAGTTGTGCAAATGAAATTGATGAGCGTGCGATACACACCGATCGGGAAGGTCAGCCCAAGCTCATTAAATACAATAAATTGGGGGAGGACATTTCCGAAGTTTGGGTGAACGAAGGGTACAAGAAGACCGTCGAGGAAACTTATAATAGAGGGATTGTCGGGTATGTGCACAAGGAAATCCCTGAGCTCGGCCAACAAGGAAACTATCTTTATTCCTACGCACAAGGTTACCTCCTTTCCCAAACCGAACCAGGATTCTACTGTCCAGTCACGCTAACCATGGCTACTGCATATCTTTTAGACCATTATGCTGATCAGCACATTAAGGATAAATTCCTGCCTCATGTCATTTCAACTGGAGAAGTGGAGCTCTTTGAGGGAGCAACCTTTCTAACTGAACGACAGGGTGGGTCCGATGTAGGGGCCAACGAGACGAAGGCGGTACGCAATTCGGACGGAAGCACCTATCTTTTGACCGGTGAAAAGTATTTTGCCTCCAATGCTGGGCAGTGTGGTGTAGCTATGGTGTTGGCGAGAATGGAAGGAGCGCCAAAAGGGACGAAGGGGCTCAGCCTGTTTGCTGTGCCTTGGCGGAAGGAAGATGGAAGCGGCAAGTTGAATGGCATTGAAATTAGGCGCCTGAAGGATAAGCTCGGCGTCCGTGCAGTGCCTTCAGCGGAAGTTCTTTTCCATGATGCTGAGGGATACCTTGTTGGGGAACCGTCCAAAGGTATCTATTATATGATGGAAGCTTTGAACCTGTCGCGTGTTTGCAATGCAATTGCGTCGATCGGGATCATGCAAAGAGCATACACGGAAGCACGCAACTATGCGACGAGCCGTGTGACGTTTGGCGATCAATTAATCAATTTTCCGATGATCCGTGAATCATTGGTGGATATGGCTGTAAAGCAAGAGGTGGAAACGAGTGCGATGTTTGAGCTAGTTGCACTTTTTGACCGGGTCATGCGAAAAGAAAGCAAACAAGTGTCAGAAGAAGAGGTCATCCTGAACCGATTGCTGATCGCCCTTTTGAAAAAAGAAACCGCAGAGCAGGCAGTACACTTTTCCCATGAAGCAATTGAAATGCACGGAGGAAATGGATTTATTGAGGATTTCGTGACGCCAAGGCTGCTGCGAGATGCCCAAGTGTTGACGGTATGGGAGGGAACAGCGAATATTCTCGGTATGGAAGTGCTGAGGTTGATGGGTAGATTCAAGGTGGACCGCATTTTCATAGATGCTATGAGAAAAAGGCTTTCTGCTATTGATACCTTGGAAACCCCCATGAAGGAACCGGTCGAACAGGCTTTGATAAGACTGCAGGAGCTTTGTGATTTTACAGGCAGTTGTGCTCCTGAGATTCAGACCGTCTACTCCAAAAAGATTGCCAGTTTGATGGTGAAGATTTTTGAGAGCTTGGTGGCATTAGAGGGTGCAAATACTGGTGATGTCCGTGAAAAGGCGAAGGCGAAATTGTTCCTGCAGGTGAGCTGGAAGGATTCCGACTTGTGGTTTGACAGGGATAATAAGAAGCTGGAATACTTCGACTTGATCGTGAACTGGGAAGAGAGCATGGTTGGTGCGGAGTAATATAAAGGCTAATATCGTAAACTTTGTTGCTCTTACGTATTTAAAAACCAACCGTTATATACAGCGATGTAAGCACTAAAAAGTCCAATTTTCGACTTTTTACTAGTGAAGAGCAACAATCTTTGAGAAAAGAACCTATATAAAACAGGCAGCCTACCAAAGGCTGCCTGTTATCATTCTCAAGCTATGCAACACGCTTTTCCACACCGTCAGACTTTTCTTTATGATGCTTCACAACTTGGCTAACAAACCAACCCAATACAACCAAGGTTAATACGGATCCTAGAATCAGGGAAATATTATAATTCATCCCCAAACCTTCTGGCGCGTAGAAGATATACGTACAGACTACGCCTGTCATGAACAGTGCTGGCACACTCGCGATCCAGTGGAATTTGTGCTCTTTTAGTAGATATATGGCTGCGGTCCAGAGCATTACGGTTGCTACAAGCTGGTTCGTCCATCCTACATATCTCCAAAGGAACGTATAGTCGATAGTAGCAAGGAAAAGTGCTGGTGCTGCCAATAATAACGTTACCAAAAGGACTTTTACTTTCCCTTCCATGTTAAAGAACTTGGAGAACACTTCTGTCAAAATCATACGAGAGGAGCGAAGTGCTGTATCTCCCGTTGTGATCGGCAGGATGATGACTCCTAGTATTGCAAGGATCCCACCAAGTGTCCCTAGTAGGGAAATGGAAATTTCGTTGACTACATAGGACGGTCCGCCAATCGCAAGTGCATCTTGCAGCCCGCCTGTACCGTTGAAAAATGTCATGCCTGCTGCTGCCCAGACAAGGGCGATTACGCCTTCTGTAATCATTGCTCCGTAGAAGATTTTACGTCCATGGGATTCTTTCTTCATCGTGCAGGCGACAATAGGACTTTGTGTACAATGAAAGCCGGAAATTGCCCCACAAGAGATGGTGACCATCAAGAGCGGCCAGATTGGAAGTTCCTGTGGATGTAAGTTTGCAAATGTTAGGTTCGGAATCTGCTTATCTGTGAATAAAAGTGCAACAGCAATGGCAACAGCCATGAACAGCAGGATCGCACCAAGTAAGGGATATATTTTACCGATTACTCGATTGACAGGTAATAGAGTAGCCAATAAAAAATACCCGAAAATCAATAGTAGGGCCATCATGAAGCTAAGCGGAGTCAATTGGGCAATCAATTGGGCGGGTCCAGCTGTGAAGGCCGCCGCCACAAGTACCATCAACACAAGCGA is part of the Sutcliffiella sp. FSL R7-0096 genome and harbors:
- a CDS encoding SET domain-containing protein, with the translated sequence MIEVKSSPVSDGEFNRGVFATEDIKAGTLFHSAPVISYPNEQHEHIEKTLLADYAFEYGINHSAILLGYGMLFNHSYEPNARYEINFDEHVFDFFAYKDIKAGEEILINYNGDVDEMDPLWFNMEEEEKSK
- the rpsN gene encoding 30S ribosomal protein S14, whose translation is MAKKSKVAKERKRQQLVEQYAEIRRELKAKGDIEGLRKLPRDSSPTRLKNRCEVTGRPRGYIRKFKMSRIAFREFAHKGQVPGVKKASW
- the pssA gene encoding CDP-diacylglycerol--serine O-phosphatidyltransferase, translating into MQMRTRLIKSIPNMFTLGNLFCGFLSIGFAAKGEYSNAAILILIGMMLDSMDGRLARMLNADGELGKELDSLADVVTFGVAPSFLVYYTYFYQFGLLGMAIAGLFPLFGAYRLARFNISTTKSSGKYFTGVPITAAGGILALLTLFGNFIPQIVTTVIFTAFCFLMVSKIKIPSFKDVPLPKYGTIVTLFLGASLFIVYKGTYAQYPYLIYIAIPLYIAYLAYRFVKVRGKNRRETD
- a CDS encoding GNAT family N-acetyltransferase: MNLRTNRLLIREFNEKDWEAVYEYTSKEEVMNYIPGGIHSKEKAKKFVIENEGAEAENYAVVETESNGVIGHIVFHKYFGGHTYEIGWVFNPSYQGSGYATEAAKEVLAYGFNQLGLHRIIATCQPENIPSYRVMEKIGMRREGFFKKCIPNGEDWWDEYYYAILQEEWK
- a CDS encoding MerR family DNA-binding transcriptional regulator, whose amino-acid sequence is MYTISQLAKEFDISTRTVRYYEELGLLEPARSEGNQRLFSKKEYARLKLIIRGKRYGFQLDEIKEMVTLFDKDRTGTKQLEKTIEYGTQKIAEVEERIRELTELKEEMKELLTDFQNRLGGEPHDT
- a CDS encoding acyl-CoA dehydrogenase family protein, which translates into the protein MTRNFFTEDKHLQHVLKQHLKPEFYEWAEKELTEFGESCANEIDERAIHTDREGQPKLIKYNKLGEDISEVWVNEGYKKTVEETYNRGIVGYVHKEIPELGQQGNYLYSYAQGYLLSQTEPGFYCPVTLTMATAYLLDHYADQHIKDKFLPHVISTGEVELFEGATFLTERQGGSDVGANETKAVRNSDGSTYLLTGEKYFASNAGQCGVAMVLARMEGAPKGTKGLSLFAVPWRKEDGSGKLNGIEIRRLKDKLGVRAVPSAEVLFHDAEGYLVGEPSKGIYYMMEALNLSRVCNAIASIGIMQRAYTEARNYATSRVTFGDQLINFPMIRESLVDMAVKQEVETSAMFELVALFDRVMRKESKQVSEEEVILNRLLIALLKKETAEQAVHFSHEAIEMHGGNGFIEDFVTPRLLRDAQVLTVWEGTANILGMEVLRLMGRFKVDRIFIDAMRKRLSAIDTLETPMKEPVEQALIRLQELCDFTGSCAPEIQTVYSKKIASLMVKIFESLVALEGANTGDVREKAKAKLFLQVSWKDSDLWFDRDNKKLEYFDLIVNWEESMVGAE
- a CDS encoding carbon starvation CstA family protein — protein: MITFFGALIFLVLGYIFYSKFVERVFVIDDQNPTPAYTKRDNFDFVPMPWWKGNLIQLLNIAGLGPIYGAVLGALYGPVAFIWIVVGCIFAGAVHDYFSGMLSLRHNGAQYPTIVGKYLGNVVKSCIYVVSLVLMVLVAAAFTAGPAQLIAQLTPLSFMMALLLIFGYFLLATLLPVNRVIGKIYPLLGAILLFMAVAIAVALLFTDKQIPNLTFANLHPQELPIWPLLMVTISCGAISGFHCTQSPIVACTMKKESHGRKIFYGAMITEGVIALVWAAAGMTFFNGTGGLQDALAIGGPSYVVNEISISLLGTLGGILAILGVIILPITTGDTALRSSRMILTEVFSKFFNMEGKVKVLLVTLLLAAPALFLATIDYTFLWRYVGWTNQLVATVMLWTAAIYLLKEHKFHWIASVPALFMTGVVCTYIFYAPEGLGMNYNISLILGSVLTLVVLGWFVSQVVKHHKEKSDGVEKRVA